AGGGCTTCCAGCAGAGGTCCGCGCACGGGCATAAGGTCGCCGCCAGTGGCTGCACCCGAGGCTACGGCGAAGCTCCGGATAAAACAGCATTGCCCTTGAAATACCAGCCTGAACTGGATCTGGTCGATAATGCGGAGATTGAGGTTCTGCAGAAACGGCATGACCCGGTCGAGATCCTGCTCGACCGGGCTGTAGATTCGCAGCCGGTGGTGACGGTCGCCGAAGCGCGGTGAAGGCCGCCAGAGATCGGCGGTATCGGCGCCCGTCCGCACCACCGTTTCCAGCCGGATCGCATCCCTCAACGCCGCCGCCGGCGGAATCCGCGAGCGGTATTCAGGAGGAAAATTCCAGGCGCCGGGCAGAGAATCCGCAGCGATCCCGCGGCTACGGCAGAATCGTTCCAGCCTACGACTGTAGGCGCTTTCCCAAGACTGGCCGGCTTCCGGCCAGGCACGGCGGCTATCGTTCATAACCGCGCCCTCCCAGGCGATTCGGCCGGCTAGGCCAGCTTCTTGCGCATTTCCAGGACATTGCCGCTCTCGGTCCGGCGATAGCTCACCGAATCCATCAACTTGCGGATGAAAAAGATGCCGCGGCCGTGTTCGCCGGGATCGTCGAAGTCGGGCATCGGAACGGACTCCAGATCGAAGCCTTGGCCGTGGTCGTAGACCCGGATGCACAGGTCTTCGTCTTCGATATGGATCCAAACCCTGACTGTCTTGTCCGTCTCGCCCGGCGTGGCGTGCTCGATCGCGTTGACCATAGCCTCGGTCAGCACTAGGTTCAGGTGGTAACCCAGCGTGTCGCGGTCGCCGCGGTAGTCCACCAGTTCCCTGGCGATCTGCTCCGCGATGTTCCCGATCAGCCCGAGGTAACGGGTCTGATTGGGGACCACGATGTCGACATTGACATCGGTTTCGCCATGCATGGCCACCTCCCGGCTACTCGCCGCGCAATGCTTCCTCGAGCGTGGAATAGATCTCGAACACCCGGTGCAGGCGGGTCAGCTCGAACATGGAGCGCACCCGCGGCCGCAGACCGGCCAGCAGGAAGACGCTCGAACGCAGGGTGGCATTCTTCTGCCCGGACAACAGGGCGCCCAGCCCCGAACTGTCGATGAATCCCACTCCGCTCAGGTCGACGACCAGATGGCGACTGCCGCCCTCCAGCAGCTTGAGCATGAAATCCTTCAGTTCGCCGGAATTGTGGGCATCCAGGCGCTGCTCGCCCAGCCTCAGGACGGTCTTGCCGTCGATGATTTCGGTCGTAAGGTTCATGACTCCGGTTCCCAAGCTTGCGGAAGGCGTCGCCCTGCGTGGATGAGCCTACTCATACACCGAAGGCGGCGGACAGACAAGCGCAAGGAGCGGCTTATCGCCCCTGGCTCCACCAGCGCCGGACGATCGCCTCGATGTCGAGGTCGTCCGCATCGGCATTCCAGGCTTTATGGAAATCCACGTCGTTGCTGTTGGGCGGCGGATCGGGCTTGAATATCTGGCAGCGCACCGGCAGCGGGGTCGCCTCCCCCAGGATCAGGGCTTCGCCCCGGCCCAGCGCAGTGAGGACCTCCACCAGATCGGCCTCGCCTTCGGGCACCAGCTTGCGGACATAGGCCTGGTCGTCCGGGTTGCTGATCCTCAGGCAGATGTAGGACCCGCACTGCGAAAGCACCGTCTCGGAAAGTTCGTGCGGGCGCTGGCTGACCACGGCGAGGCCGACGCCGTATTTGCGTCCCTCCTTGGCGATGCGCTCCATCGACTTCCGCGTACCTTCGTACTGGGTGGCGCGTTCGCGAGGGACGTAGGCGTGCGCCTCTTCGCAGACCAGCAGGATGGGGAATTCACGCCGGTCCGGATTCCAGTAGTTGAATTCGAAAGCCAGCCGGCCGATCTGAGCGGAGACGGTCGGGCGCACGTCGAACGGCACGGGACTCAAGTCGATCACGCTGATCTGGCAGCGCGGCTCGCCCAATCCAACGAAATCCCGCAGCAAACCGGGTAAGGTTTCCGAACGGTTGCGGCGGCTCGGGTTGAGCAGGAAATCGTAGCGCACGTCGTGCAGCCGGCTGCCGAGCTTGAGCAGGAATTCGTCGAATTGCCCGAACAGCGGGCCCTTGGTCTTGCCGAAATCGGTCCGGTGTTCGTTGGCCTCCTTGAAACGCTCGTACACCTCCTGTAGTGAGAAATACACCGGCGCATCGATCGACACACCCTCCAGACCCAGCTCGCTGGCGCTCCGCCGCTTGAGTTCGAACACAGCTTCGCGCAGGAAAGCCGTCTGGATCGAGGCCGCCGGATCATCGCGCTCGATCAGGAGATCCACCAGCTCGGCGAAACTCATCAGCCAGTAGGGAATTTCCAGCTCGCGGGCATCCATCGCCCGGGTGGCCTCGAGCGGAAATGCGCTGTGGAGTGCGCCTTCGGCGCTGCGCCAGCAATATTCGCCGTGCAGGTCCAGCAGGATGATGTGCGCCTTGGGACTGGAGACGAGCATGCGCTGGATCAGGCTGGCCACGGTCCAGGACTTGCCGGCGCCGGACTGGCCGAGGATGGCGAAATGCCGGCTGCACAAAGCGGAGGGGTCGAGATAGACGCCGGTCGCGGGATGATTCGGCAGATAGCCCGGATTGAACCGCAGATTGCGGGTGCGGGCGAACACGGCGTTGATCTCTTGAGGAGAGGCAGCGTGGACCTCGGCGCCCGGCACCGGATAACGCCGCACCCCGCGGCTGAATGCGCCCTTGTCGTTGAATTCGCCCAGGGGTACCAGCTGCATCGAGCTGCCGGCGGCCGATCCAGCGGCCCCGCCGGAGACCTCCCGAACCAGGGCGAGAATACGGAAAGCGCCATGCCGGACCGACACGTACGCGCCGATCTGGCCGGGCCGTTGTGCTTCTTCCCCCACCGATATTTCGCTACGGAAACCTTCCGCCTCCGACAGCAGACGGGCGGCGAAGCGCCCGGCCCTAACCTCAGTGATCCGACCGATCAGCGAATTGTCGGAGGCATTCATGGCGTCCTGGCTCCCCGTTTGCAACAAGCCCTCAGTCCTCATCGTCCCAGTATGGCTGGGGACGCACCGTCTCGGGCAGCTTCGGCTTTCGCGCCGTGCGCAATAGGAGCAATGCGTTGCCGACGATGACCAGGAAAGCAATAATGGAGAAAATCAGGAACAGCCCCATGACATCCCTCTTCACATTCGCCCATAGACTCGATCGATGACCTGCCGCCAAGGTTTCCATTCTGCCCGGACGAGGACAACATGAACACATCGGTCTGGCGCATCGGACAGATATTGAACTCGGTGCAGAGCACCTTCGTGGGCCTCCTGCGCATCTGGTCCATTCCGCTGGTGCTGCTGCTCAGCCTCGCCTCCGGCTACACCACCTATTATGGCTTGTCCTACTTCATTACGGACTGGATCGCCCTGATCATCACCGTCGCCGTGCAGTCGGTCATCGTGATCTGCTCCCTGGAATTGGCGGGCTGCCACTGGCGCGCCAACCTGGCGCGCTTCCTCACCGTCGGCGTGACGCTGGCCGTCGCGCTGCTGGTCTCGGTGTCGTTCTCCTATTTCAAGTTCTACGAGCTTTCGCAGCAGGACAACACCTTGCTGACCCGCTACCGCACCCTGGACCAGAACCTGAACGATTATCTCGACCAGGTCAACAAGCTGAAGAGCACGCTGATGGCGCGCCAGCAGAAGCGGACCGAAGCGGCGGCGAAGGAGGCCACCCAGGCCTATCTCGGCACCCTGCAGGGCGTACGCGAGGAAAGCAGGAAACGGGTGGGCAAGGGACCGATGTGGAGCCACTACAACGAACTCCAGCTCGCCGAGGAAAACCGGCTGCGCCAGATGGAGTCGAACTTCGGCGACCTCGACCAGCGCATCGCGGCCGCGCGCGGCACGGTGCAGAAGTTTTCTTCCGATCTCAAGAATCCGGCCGTCTACGCCGAACTCATGGAACAGGTGCGGCAAGTCCAGGCCAAGGCCGACAATCTCGCGTCTGTCCACGGCGCCAAGCCGGTTCCCGCCCCGGTGTGGGGGAGTCACGTCGAATTCGTCCGCGGCATCACCCCCTCGTTCGCGATGTGGGAAGACCTGTCCCTGTTCGCGCTCGCCTGCGCCGCCATGGTGGATTTCTTCACCCTGGTGCTGTCCTACCGGCTGGAGTTCAGCGCGCCGGGGCCGTTGACCGAGGAGGAACAAGTGCTGGCCTTCCAGGGACTCCGGCAGTTCTCGGAATTCGCCATCAACGACAACGACGAGTTGGAGTTCGTGTTCGAGAAGACCGAACTCGAGCGGGCGAGACGTTATCCCGACTGGAGCCGCATGTTCACCGTCGCCTTCCTGCTCAACCGCGGGTTCCTCCGGAAGGTCAGCGAACGCAGCGTGGAATTCGCGCCCAATCTCTACCCCATCATGGCCGAATGTATGAGGAAGGAGCCCGCACAGGCGGGCGCGAACGAGGGTATCGGCGAAGGCAACATACGGCAGTTCATCGAGAGAAAAGCCCATGAACGGCGAGCTTGACGCCGAGCGCTGGGACCCCGGCTTCGTCGGCGACCATTACGTCGTCACCGCGCGGCTCGGGCCATTCCGTAAGCTGTTCCTCAAGCCGCGCGATTTCACGCCGCGCATCTACCACCGGCTCACCGAACTGACCATCGAAGACTGGAGCCTGCCGGTGCCGGACCTGATGCTGGGCGAGGCACTGCGCATCGGCGTCGAACTGTCCGTGAGATTCCAGCCGACCCTGGACTACGCCCGCGGCAACCCGGACAGCCTCGACCAGCTCGCCCATGCCATCAAGCTGCGCTACCAGCGGGTGCTGCTCGACATGGCCCTGGAAGAACTGCGGATGCTGGAAGACCCGTTCTGGCTGACGGAGGGATGTGCGGGGATCGAGCGGCGCGTAGAAATCCTGACCAACGAGGCCCTGGCCGCGCAGGGCATACGCTGCCGCACCCGCTGCGTGCTCACCCCCGAATTCGAAGTGCTGGATGAGGTGGAAGTCGAGAATCTGCCGCCGTGGTCGCCGTACCGTCCGCTCTATCGGGCTTTGCTGCAGCGCCAGCGCGACCTCGCTGCCGAAGCCGAACGGCGACGCCTCGAACAGGAGGCCCAGGACGAAGCGGCCCGACTGAAACGGGAGCACGCACGACTGGCGCTGGAGCGGCGCGAGACTGAATTAAGGCAGGCGAGGCATGAACACGAAACCGAGCGTCTGAAGGCCGAACTCGCCGCGGAAGAAGCACTGCAGGCCGAACGGCGGGCCGCGGAGGCCCGCCAGAAGGAAGAGCAGGTACGCCACGAGCAGAAACTGCGGGAAATGGAAATCGAGGCCGAACTGCAGTCGAAGGCCCGGCGCGCCGAGGCCATGGACGACGCCGACGCCCGCCTGCGCCGGGAAATCGAGCTGCTCGCGCTGGAGCGCCAGCGTCTGCTGCTGGAGGAAGAAGTCAAGGACATCAAGCTCGCCAAGGCCAAGGGCTGGATCATCAATGCCTCGCGCCGGTTCCAGCTCGGCCAGGACGCCGAATTCGACGAGCCGGAACCGCCCGGCCTGCCCCCAGAATTGCCGGAAAAGTGAGTCGCTGATGCCATCGAACCGCTTAACCCTGCTTCTGGCCCTGCTGTCTGTCGTCAGCCTCCCCGCGGCGAGCCGCGACTGGGGGGACGTCCCCTCCCCGACCTCCGGAACGCCCGAAGCCATCGGCGAAACCGGCGCGGGGTGCCTGGCCGGCGGCATACGCCTGCCCACGGAAGGCGAGGGCTATAAGGTCATGCACCTCGAACGCAACCGCAACTACGGCCACCCCGACCTGATCCGCAGCATCGCCGAACTGGGGCGTGCCACCGTACAAGGGCACTGGGGCGAACTCCATGTCGGCGACCTGTCCCAGCCTCGCGGCGGGCCGATGCGGTTCGGCCACCGCAGCCATCAGAGCGGCATCGACGTCGACGTCTGGTTCGCGCTCGACCCGAACCTGGTCCGCAATGCCGACGGGTTGCGCAGCAACATTCCCGCGCCCTCGCTGCTGACCTCGGACCAGACCCGGCTCAACCACATGTTGTGGGACGCCAGTCATGCCCGCGTCCTCGAAGCCGCCGCCCGCGACCACCGCGTCGACCGGATCTTCGTCAACGCTCACATCAAGCAGGAACTTTGCCGCTCGGTACGCGGCGACCGCTCCTGGCTGCGGAAAATCCGCCCCTGGCACCGCCATGACGACCACTTCCACATGCGCCTCGCCTGTCC
This portion of the Methylococcus mesophilus genome encodes:
- the mepA gene encoding penicillin-insensitive murein endopeptidase, translated to MPSNRLTLLLALLSVVSLPAASRDWGDVPSPTSGTPEAIGETGAGCLAGGIRLPTEGEGYKVMHLERNRNYGHPDLIRSIAELGRATVQGHWGELHVGDLSQPRGGPMRFGHRSHQSGIDVDVWFALDPNLVRNADGLRSNIPAPSLLTSDQTRLNHMLWDASHARVLEAAARDHRVDRIFVNAHIKQELCRSVRGDRSWLRKIRPWHRHDDHFHMRLACPANSPDCLPQKPLEPGDGCDASLDWWLSLPPLRPLPDNHHGPAPSPALPRACRAVLTGR
- a CDS encoding ATP-binding protein, which produces MHGETDVNVDIVVPNQTRYLGLIGNIAEQIARELVDYRGDRDTLGYHLNLVLTEAMVNAIEHATPGETDKTVRVWIHIEDEDLCIRVYDHGQGFDLESVPMPDFDDPGEHGRGIFFIRKLMDSVSYRRTESGNVLEMRKKLA
- a CDS encoding STAS domain-containing protein, coding for MNLTTEIIDGKTVLRLGEQRLDAHNSGELKDFMLKLLEGGSRHLVVDLSGVGFIDSSGLGALLSGQKNATLRSSVFLLAGLRPRVRSMFELTRLHRVFEIYSTLEEALRGE
- a CDS encoding ATP-binding protein; its protein translation is MNASDNSLIGRITEVRAGRFAARLLSEAEGFRSEISVGEEAQRPGQIGAYVSVRHGAFRILALVREVSGGAAGSAAGSSMQLVPLGEFNDKGAFSRGVRRYPVPGAEVHAASPQEINAVFARTRNLRFNPGYLPNHPATGVYLDPSALCSRHFAILGQSGAGKSWTVASLIQRMLVSSPKAHIILLDLHGEYCWRSAEGALHSAFPLEATRAMDARELEIPYWLMSFAELVDLLIERDDPAASIQTAFLREAVFELKRRSASELGLEGVSIDAPVYFSLQEVYERFKEANEHRTDFGKTKGPLFGQFDEFLLKLGSRLHDVRYDFLLNPSRRNRSETLPGLLRDFVGLGEPRCQISVIDLSPVPFDVRPTVSAQIGRLAFEFNYWNPDRREFPILLVCEEAHAYVPRERATQYEGTRKSMERIAKEGRKYGVGLAVVSQRPHELSETVLSQCGSYICLRISNPDDQAYVRKLVPEGEADLVEVLTALGRGEALILGEATPLPVRCQIFKPDPPPNSNDVDFHKAWNADADDLDIEAIVRRWWSQGR